In Chroicocephalus ridibundus chromosome 4, bChrRid1.1, whole genome shotgun sequence, one genomic interval encodes:
- the B3GNT9 gene encoding LOW QUALITY PROTEIN: UDP-GlcNAc:betaGal beta-1,3-N-acetylglucosaminyltransferase 9 (The sequence of the model RefSeq protein was modified relative to this genomic sequence to represent the inferred CDS: inserted 1 base in 1 codon), whose translation MFNANCIQMCLLGSPLXEPYRGDAGSALSNGIWTLVPGCSNTAFNGPRNTAETMRVRLKGDAICTLFLLVALCSLLYSQLEHLVPVGNKEPAQKKPAVTPKTFSAPRAPRRPMPAEATVPRPQATPSVRRTEAANNRVQTTTRPPLTDSAFNFKRYLLNKDNRNFNLLINQPKKCRKTPGGPFLLIAIKSVVEDFDRREIVRKTWGREGLVNGEQIQRVFLLGTPKNRTVLATWETLVNQESQAYRDILLWDFMDTFFNLTLKEIHFLNWAAEFCHNVKFIFKGDADVFVNVENIVDFLERHDPTEDLFVGDIIYNARPIRVQKSKYYIPETMYGLSIYPAYAGGGGFLLSSRTMKKLSRACREVELFPIDDVFLGMCLQRINLKPILHEGFKTFGIVKPSAAPHLQTFDPCFYKDLMVVHSLKVAEIWLMWNLLHSPRLSCTQKKQVKKPFQWKMKAQITPQASPLR comes from the exons ATGTTTAACGCTAACTGCATCCAGATGTGCCTGCTTGGCAGCCCGC ACGAGCCTTACCGAGGGGACGCGGGATCAGCGCTATCAAATGGGAT ATGGACATTGGTGCCAGGCTGCTCAAACACAGCTTTTAATGGTCCCAGAAACACGGCAGAGACAATGAGAGTTCGTCTCAAAGGGGATGCGATCTGTACCCTCTTCCTGCTGGTAGCACTCTGCTCTTTACTCTACTCCCAGCTGGAGCATTTAGTCCCGGTAGGAAACAAGGAGCCGGCACAGAAGAAGCCGGCAGTAACACCAAAAACATTCTCCGCCCCCAGAGCACCTCGGAGACCGATGCCAGCAGAGGCAACGGTCCCCAGGCCCCAAGCAACTCCTAGCGTTAGGCGAACGGAGGCAGCCAACAACAGGGTCCAAACTACAACTCGACCTCCATTGACCGATTCTGCCTTCAACTTCAAGCGCTATCTCCTAAACAAGGATAACAGGAACTTCAATCTCCTCATTAACCAGCCCAAGAAATGCAGGAAAACCCCTGGAGGTCCCTTTCTGCTCATTGCCATCAAATCGGTAGTTGAAGACTTCGACAGACGTGAGATTGTGCGGAAAACATGGGGCAGGGAGGGTTTGGTGAACGGGGAGCAgatccagagagtgttcctcttGGGAACACCAAAGAATAGGACAGTGCTGGCAACATGGGAGACTCTGGTCAATCAGGAGAGCCAGGCATACCGGGACATTTTACTCTGGGACTTCATGGACACTTTCTTCAATCTGACCCTGAAGGAGATCCACTTCCTCAACTGGGCTGCTGAATTCTGCCACAACGTGAAGTTCATTTTTAAAGGTGACGCCGATGTTTTTGTCAATGTCGAGAACATTGTTGACTTCCTTGAGAGACACGACCCCACTGAGGACCTCTTTGTTGGGGACATCATCTACAACGCCCGCCCTATCCGTGTCCAGAAGAGCAAATACTATATCCCAGAGACCATGTACGGACTAAGCATCTATCCAGCCtacgcaggaggaggagggttttTGCTGTCCAGCCGCACCATGAAGAAACTCTCCAGGGCTTGCAGAGAGGTGGAACTCTTCCCCATCGACGATGTCTTTTTGGGCATGTGCTTACAGAGAATCAACCTCAAACCCATTTTGCATGAAGGATTCAAGACCTTTGGCATCGTCAAGCCTTCTGCTGCCCCACACCTACAGACATTTGACCCCTGTTTTTACAAAGATCTCATGGTAGTTCACAGTCTGAAAGTTGCTGAGATCTGGCTAATGTGGAACCTGCTCCACAGCCCACGTCTTTCCTGTACTCAGAAGAAGCAAGTGAAGAAGCCTTTCCAATGGAAAATGAAAGCTCAAATAACACCACAAGCATCACCTCTCAGATAA